In a genomic window of Lathamus discolor isolate bLatDis1 chromosome 4, bLatDis1.hap1, whole genome shotgun sequence:
- the CHST7 gene encoding carbohydrate sulfotransferase 7, translating to MKGRRRWRGEHRRFAAVLVLYTLVLLLLVPYALDYGARRGRTDEEPLLRRCPSLEEALSEWGWEQQQPPLDEEDEEEDEAAGNGSAAGKRHIYLHATWRTGSSFLGELFNQHPDVFYLYEPMWHLWQALYPGDALSLQGALRDMLRALFRCDFSVLHLYAAPPGPRDPLAAAPPAADNLTTTSIFGWRTNKVICSPPLCSGAPRARGDIGLVDGAACEETCPPRALRELEAECRKYPVVVIKDVRLLQLGALLPLLREPGLNLRVVQLFRDPRAVHNSRLKARQALLRESIQVLRSRHRAEPRGTLRHPQQQLPGMLGGGRAPQHRAEFFLGGALEVICQAWLRDLLLARRAPAWLRRRYTQLRYEDLVREPRAQLRRLLRFAGLPVPPALEDFVLNMTRGAAYSSDRPFLISARDAREAIHAWRERLSRQQVRQVEAACGEAMSLLAYPLSAGDAR from the coding sequence ATGAAGGGCCGCCGGCGGTGGCGGGGCGAGCACCGCCGTTTCGCCGCCGTGTTGGTGCTATACACGCTGGTGCTGCTCCTGTTGGTGCCCTACGCATTGGACTACGGGGCCCGGCGCGGGCGGACGGACGAGGAGCCGCTACTGCGGCGGTGCCCCAGCCTGGAAGAGGCGCTGAGcgagtggggctgggagcagcagcagccgccgctGGACGAGGAGGACGAGGAGGAGGACGAGGCGGCGGGTAACGGCAGCGCGGCGGGGAAGCGGCACATATACCTGCACGCCACTTGGCGCACGGGGTCCTCCTTCCTCGGGGAGCTCTTCAACCAGCACCCCGACGTCTTCTACCTCTACGAGCCCATGTGGCACCTGTGGCAGGCCCTGTACCCGGGGGACGCGCTGAGCCTGCAGGGCGCCCTCCGCGACATGCTGCGCGCCCTCTTCCGATGCGACTTCTCCGTCCTGCACCTCTACGCCGCGCCGCCCGGCCCCCGCGACCCGCTggccgccgcgccgcccgccgccgaCAACCTCACCACGACCAGCATCTTCGGCTGGAGGACCAACAAGGTGATCTGCTCGCCGCCGCTCTGCTCCGGCGCTCCGCGGGCCCGCGGAGACATCGGCCTCGTCGACGGCGCCGCCTGCGAGGAGACGTGCCCGCCGCGGGCGCTGCGGGAGCTGGAGGCCGAGTGCCGCAAGTACCCCGTGGTGGTCATTAAGGACGTacggctgctgcagctgggcgcgctgctgccgctgctgcggGAGCCCGGCCTCAACCTGCGCGTGGTGCAGCTCTTCCGCGACCCCCGCGCCGTCCACAACTCCCGCCTCAAGGCCCGGCAGGCGCTGCTGCGGGAGAGCATCCAGGTGCTGCGCAGCCGGCACCGCGCCGAGCCGCGGGGGACGCTCCGccacccccagcagcagctgcccgGCATGCtgggcggcgggcgggcgccGCAGCACCGCGCCGAGTTCTTCCTCGGCGGCGCCCTGGAGGTGATCTGCCAGGCCTGGCTCCGCGACCTTCTCCTAGCCCGCCGCGCCCCGGCCTGGCTCCGCCGCCGCTACACGCAGCTACGCTACGAGGACCTGGTGCGGGAGCCCCGCGCCCAGCTGCGCCGCCTGCTCCGCTTCGCCGGGCTGCCCGTGCCGCCCGCGCTGGAGGACTTCGTGCTCAACATGACCCGCGGCGCCGCCTACTCCTCCGACCGGCCCTTCCTCATCTCCGCCCGCGACGCGCGGGAGGCCATCCACGCCTGGCGGGAGCGCCTCAGCCGGCAGCAGGTGCGGCAGGTGGAGGCCGCCTGCGGCGAGGCCATGAGCCTCCTCGCCTATCCCCTCAGCGCCGGCGACGCCCGGTAG